The DNA window acacagctccagggacctggaagttgtgtgttcgagtcaatgagtgactgtgtgtgtgtgtcgccctgtgaagaactggcaccccctccagtgagtgttcccgccttgcacagggtgattccaggtagactctggacagTGGTTACAGAGAATCAATGTATTAATGATTGTTATATTTGTTCTccatgctttttattttatgcCTTTTTGAGGTTCCAAACCATAAAGATATCACATTCATATTCTGGGGTTAATTTTTAAAACTAGAAGCACCAAACACCAGTCACTGTGACCGATGTGATGTCACAGAGTAAAAATATCCAAATTGGCAATCTGTCTATCATCTTCAAAAAACATTAAGATGAATGATGGAAGGACTGAAAAATTGAAAGACAAACCTAGTGATAATTTTATATTAGTAACAACATCCTTGTATAAATTCTAGGTGGATTTAGGACATAGATTCACATTTGGGTAAAACCAACAAAGCACTTGTAGGGGGCAGCCGTGGGCATAAGattagagaagtgagcttgaggcTGGTTCAGTTCCCGGGAGCGCCAAGGAAAGATTcatccatggctgagcattgcCCTTGAGGAAGGCACCTAGCCCCCAAACTGCCGAGGTGGTCACAGCCTTCTGCTCCagttgtgtgttcactgcccctagtgtttgtgaaaTATTGCTCACAAGTGTGTGTTCAATATCACGAATGGGgcaagtgcagagaaataattGTCCTAAGTGAATCAATCCTTATTTTTCTTAAACAGATGACTCGTTTGACTCTTTTTAGGTACAAGTTAGTCAGACAAGCACAGCGATTATAGTGTTAATGATgtgcatttatatatacatacattatatatatatatatatatatatgaaaatatatatatcatgttAATTCAACCTGCTATGAACTCCTATGTTATAATAAATGCTTTTCACAAGTGTTAACTAAAGGAATTAAGTAGATTATTTACAAACGTCTATTTCTAAACTGtattttacacactacacttaGAAGAAATCTGCATGGATATTAAAGTAAGAATACTTTCTGATGAAGTCTCTAGAAGctagcaaaataaaaaatagcagTTTAGAGCATCACCAAGCTATTCTTAAGTAGCTATCAATCGTGAGCGCATTATAAATCATCACTGCTTGCCATTTCTGTCTTACCTGGTGTAAAAATTGATTGATTCATTCCTTTATtaatcccaaagcagagatattcACAAATGATACAGAAGCAAAGGGACAGCAATAATAAGATAATATGCTAAGCTTAAACATTGAGTTCTAATAACTGAGGTGTTTGTATCATTTACATTAAAGCAAAGCTTAAAACACCCCAACCTCTCAAACTGAGAAGGCACTTACTACAGCAGTTGTATATAAACAATGAATAGTTGGTCGGGAGTGTCTCCACTGCACGCTTATCTTGCCGCAGTGATAAGCAGGCTTGGCTTTCATGGCAATCAGAATATAGTCTGTTTTGATGTGTGCTGAGGTCCTGATAGCCCAGCTTCATGTCTTCTCTGCTCTGAGAAACAAATTGCTCCACCAACGCTGATCTTTAACCTTCCAAGGGTATACAGTCCAGCCACAGAAATAAGGATGAATAGTGATTATACGGCAGACGGCCAGAACTGTCTTCTCCCCCAGCTCCATGAGAAGCTGCCCTGAGTCCCGGCTGTGCTCCAGAGCATTGCAAAGCCCCTGCAGGACCTCTTCTGAGTTTGTCAGCTGTCTTCTCATCTGCATCAAGGTCTGACAGTGACAACATGAGTTTGTCAACTCCACACTGTACCCATGTTCCTCATCCGTTTTAACTGGGGCACAGTAGAACACAATAGTGACTGAGGAGGAAAATAATAATCTATAACAATTAATTCTGAAGCCACaacttgaaaataataaacacaattcCACGAACAATCAGTGGCATCTGGTATCACAGTTCAATCACACGTCTCCAAAATCAGCTTTAAGGATAGTTTTACATTGAATGTGACCCAATCGCATTAATCCCTCACTCAGTGCTACTGCTTCTGTTCTGGGTGAACGCAGTGATGTTTTCGAACCGAATTCTgatgagtaaaactcttcccacacactgaacagtgatacggtttctctcctgtgtgaatgcgctggtgtcttttgaGACTactctgttcagtaaaactcttcccacactctgaacagtgatacggtttctctcctgtgtgaatgcgctggtgtgtttggagacttcTCTGtttagtaaaactcttcccacactctgaacagtgatacggtttctctcctgtgtgaatgcgctggtgtgttaggagattactctgtacagtaaaactcatcccacactctgaacagtgatacggtttctctcctgtgtgaatgcgctggtgtttttggagactactctgtacagtaaaactcttcccacactctgaacagtgatacggtttctctcctgtgtgaatgcgctggtgtgtttggagactactTTGtagagtaaaactcttcccacactctgaacagtgatacggtttctctcctgtgtgaatgcgctggtggtTTCGGAGATTATattgttgagtaaaactcttcccacactctgaacagtgatatggtttctctcctgtgtgaatgcgctggtgtttttggagattactctgttgagtaaaactcttcccacactctgaacagtgatacggtttctctcctgtgtgaatgcgctggtgtttctggagattactctgtacagtaaaactcctcccacactctaaacagtgatacggtttctctgtGTGAGTgcactggtgtttttggagattactctgttgagtaaaactcttcccacactctgaacagtgatacggtttctctcctgtgtgaatgcgctggtggtTTTGGACTGAACTCTGacgagtaaaactcttcccacactctgaacagtgatacggtttctctcctgtgtgaatgcgctggtgtttttggagactgccctgttcagtaaaactcttcccacactctgaacagtgatacagtTTCTCTGTGTGAgtgcgctggtgttttttgagATTACTATGTTGAgtaaaactcctcccacactctgaacagtgatacggtttctctcctgtgtgaatgcgctggtgtgtttggagattactctgtacagtaaaactcttcccacactgtgaacagtgatacggtttctctcctgtgtgaatgcgctggtgtttttggagattactctgttgagtaaaactcttcccacactctgaacagtgatacggtttctctcctgtgtgaatgcgctggtgtttttggagattactctgtacagtaaaactcttcccacactctgaacagtgatacggtttctttcctgtgtgaatgcactggtgtttttggagattactctgtacagtaaaactcttcccacactctgaacagtgatacggtttctctcctgtgtgaatgcgctgatgtatttggagactactctgttgagtaaaactcttcccacactctgcacAATCATGAGTTTTCCGCTTGTGTTTACTCATCTGAGTTTTTCTGTCAGATGTTTGGGGAGGAACCAAGCATGTTTCCTGAGAACTGGAGCTTCTGTCCTCCATATCCACACATTTAATTCCTCCTGATCTCAATATTGTGTTGTATTCCACTTGGAAATTATTCTTGATACACCAGTGGAAGAACTGTGGAACTCAGGAATTCTTGGACAACAGGAGccagagaaaatatccaaagaGAGGTTCTTCTGTCCTGGAAGACAAAGAAGAACCAAAGATAAATTAGTTAAATTCACTCTCCCCTGGCGACCAATATTCTGCTGAATGTGTAGTCAGCTCCACCTTCAGTACTGtaactgaaacagcaaaaataagccagTGAATAAACCAACATCCCTATCTGTTTTCATACTTTTCAACATTCTGAATGTTGGCAGGTTCTATTCCCATGACCAGAAGTCCATATTGTGGGTGGAGGAGAGACAATAAAATTCACATTTAGAGGATGCTCCGTGTCTAAACGgttctctttgtttattttgctctGGTGGCAACCAGAGGAGAATGGATTTTGCTTTTTGACTTTCTCCCCCCCAAGGTTTCTTTCTTCTGCTCTGACCAATCTTTTCCTGTCACTTTTGTTTCAGCAGCACCCACTTGGTGCTAATACCCAGAATTCTGTGCAGTTTCTTTGTGCAAACACCAACTGTATacagtgctttataaataaaaaaaacctctgaaATATGTAGCACTCTCCTGTTTTCTTCCTGGATCATTCTGCTCTGCAATAAAAGACTGAAGatccagagaaagaaagagacagaattaGAGTTTTAAtgttagaaaaaaatattaaacagcatGAGTCTCTCTCTGATATTTAACACACATTTCCTTTCAGGAAAATGTGGTATAAACCGTATGtaacagtctctctctgatctttatcttctgtaaaactAGTGGTATAAactagtgctgggtgatatgagtACAAATCAACATTGTTTAATTTTACCATGATTTACCACAATTACGATTACttgttgtatttttgaccctcatagttcagtgacgaggcttgtgctgtaaatatgctccagtattaaagctgggatattttttctaatgttgctgggagtttgatctttttttttttagcattatttatatttggtgtgtgattgtgctttggctgaaacttttttttttcgcctcagcgtttacatttgactattttttgttcagtgtcttcttaattatagtcaaaccCAGCACGTACAAACCACAGacattctgtttttctttgattTGAGACACTCGAGTCGCTCGCTCGATCTCTGCGTTTAGGTCACTTCCATGTgacagataggggcagaatcatgtgactataGCTAGTTAGTGTggctttaaagggacagtacatgaacacagtggggacataacagaataaaaataatctataTTATTGATATAGACTAGATTATCCAGTGAATTTTTCCCCCATAAGTACGGCATGTGgcttaacagtgaaataaagaACACATAGCGTAGGTTAAGTTTGTTAAGTTAAGTTAGATTGCTACATTTTTTACCTGTTTGTCCATTGACACAGTATGGTTTTGATTAAACTGTAGTACATGATCACACAGGTTCTTTCCTTGGTGGGGGTGTGTTGCAGTATATGGTGGGGGTTAATGGTGTTATAGACTGTAATTGGTCTGTGATTCATATGATTTGACGTGTGTTAATCTGCAGAGTAACTGCCAAAATTTTACTACAACAGTGTGGAATAAAGTTTAACAGGCGCTAGGACTGTTTAAATGAATGATTCCCTAAATCTTGACACAGAATTACAGTGAAAAGGTGCATACAACACATTTATACGTAATGTACAGGGAGCATGAAAAACCTGTTACATTGTGTAGGCATAAAGTGCCACGAGAGCCATATGAGATGCATTGATCAGTTTTGAAAAAAGTCATATACACAAACCCAAATATTTTTGACTATCCAAGATGTGATACCAGTCATAAACAGTGATGTTTAATGCAGAAACCTGCCAACTACATTTCAGCCATCACCCATGCATTGAAGACTTGCCTCTCTCAGAATCATGAACAAAACCTGGGATCATGTAAATCATttacggtataaacggtgtgttaaagtctctctctgatctttgtcttcagtaaaacacggtataaacggtgtgtaatagtctctctctgatctttatcttcagtaaaacacggtataaacggtgtgtaaaggtcgtacacagtaaaaacatttaccttcagtaaaaacaggTCCTGATTTCTCTCCAACACAGCTCTCGTGCAGAACGGAAGCGTCTGATCCAGGAGCAGCGAACACTTGAGTTTTAAACGAGTCCGGCCAACGCAGTGtgtctgtccaatcagaagagagCTGGTATTTGAGTGACGCGTCTACAGTGCAATGAATGAAGCCTTTTGTTCTCAGTTCAAATCGACCGTAATTCTGATTGGACGACTCAGGGACCACTGCTCCAGCTTCTCATCCGCCCCCTGAGATACGATTGGCTGCAGTTTAAGAACAGCTGGTCTCTGATTGGACATTCCCCATAAAGACAGTGTCCTCTGTCCAATAGGAGTTTTCCCACTGGAGGTAAGAAACGAGAGTCTTTACTGTTAGTTTACGTGAGTTATTATGTGTGAGTATAACGAAAACTCGTTTACAGCCTTCCCAAGCAGCAGAGCTTACACATTTACATGGACGGCAGAATAGGCAGCAATATAATACATAAATCTTTGAGGTAGATATTTACAATATTAGTTTTACTGTAGGATGGGTAGTGATTTCCAGATTCAAGGTTACAGCATATGTTCTGTTACAGTTCTCACCAACAGTTGAgaggttgtgttactgtgtaaatAAGGAGCAGTCTGTATGTCCATCAGACAGTTCTAGAAGCAGAGTACACATTAATAACAGTTATGAGTAATAAATATCACTGCTTTAAAGAGTCATTGCACTTACTGTGAAGTAGACACTACAGAACAGACAGAGCATAGAGTTGTTctctgtatgtgagtgagtgttcacTGACTGCAAATGTACAGAATGAACACATTCAAAGTGTAAGTGTCACAGATGATCACTTCCACAGAAAAAAGGCAGTCAAGTGCAGGTTTAATAATCCAAAAACGTAGTCATAAACAATCCAGGTCAAAACCAAATAAACATTTCAAAGATCAAGACAGACTATCCAAAAAACACAACCCCAAACtcataaaacaaaaaccaaagCAGAATGTCAAAACCAGGAGAAAAGAACACAAGATACAGATGTCGTTCAGAATTGTAGGACAGAACCAAGAACAAGACTTCACAAAGAACCTAATGCACCATGtgctttatatatacacacatacacacacacaatatgacCGCCAACAGGAACCTGAGTAACACTAGCGTAGTATTCTGGAGAGTGATCTCTGCTAGTGCGGAGGGGAACTACCTGCTGCAGacctgaagataaaaatgtttctttggaccgttctcaaagtatttaaaatttaccaactcatgagaaaataacaaaaaggtccaaaatacaccctccctcttcgggggaggcgtgtccgttacgagagagtcgcagacaccagtcgagtgaagttcaaagcaaatcaaagtatttatttaccaaatactggatccaggagaacttaacacattgagaacagtgtgatacccctcccaagtgaagcTCACATGATCTGACtccaacagttataccccagatgacgtatatcctggtggtgaggcgtttctggctgattagcgtatattaatatgcataatttcacgtgttagtactcagctcttcacgtgcaatattcaggtgcctgttgtgaccctgaagacattcattatctggtcaggctgacaatgggcctctcttcccaGTCCTCTTTTCCCAAGAGAATAAAAATTAGGGAGTCAGAAatatacacttcaaggccacaaatagctacagatcagcgcctccgcgaccaacactatgatgtcagtgtgttacaatcctggagtgcacctctgttcaaggttagacgttaagaattaaaaatgtgtaaatctcaagttatcatgccatatagtgaagttagcttataatatgtctttaggagtaattatcatatgagttagtagtgcagaatcaagcaaaaatgtttaactacatgtgtaagtaattcataatgtaaatg is part of the Hoplias malabaricus isolate fHopMal1 chromosome 4, fHopMal1.hap1, whole genome shotgun sequence genome and encodes:
- the LOC136695305 gene encoding zinc finger protein 665-like, which encodes MEDRSSSSQETCLVPPQTSDRKTQMSKHKRKTHDCAECGKSFTQQSSLQIHQRIHTGEKPYHCSECGKSFTVQSNLQKHQCIHTGKKPYHCSECGKSFTVQSNLQKHQRIHTGEKPYHCSECGKSFTQQSNLQKHQRIHTGEKPYHCSQCGKSFTVQSNLQTHQRIHTGEKPYHCSECGRSFTQHSNLKKHQRTHTEKLYHCSECGKSFTEQGSLQKHQRIHTGEKPYHCSECGKSFTRQSSVQNHQRIHTGEKPYHCSECGKSFTQQSNLQKHQCTHTEKPYHCLECGRSFTVQSNLQKHQRIHTGEKPYHCSECGKSFTQQSNLQKHQRIHTGEKPYHCSECGKSFTQQYNLRNHQRIHTGEKPYHCSECGKSFTLQSSLQTHQRIHTGEKPYHCSECGKSFTVQSSLQKHQRIHTGEKPYHCSECGMSFTVQSNLLTHQRIHTGEKPYHCSECGKSFTKQRSLQTHQRIHTGEKPYHCSECGKSFTEQSSLKRHQRIHTGEKPYHCSVCGKSFTHQNSVRKHHCVHPEQKQ